The following coding sequences are from one Xiphophorus couchianus chromosome 7, X_couchianus-1.0, whole genome shotgun sequence window:
- the zic2a gene encoding zinc finger protein ZIC 2a has product MLLDAGHQFPGLGVGTFARHHSASEMQDRDLSLAQNSFVDSAHMGAFKLNHDLSPGQSSAFTSQAPGYPAAALGAHAAHVTSYASSPFNSTRDFLFRSRGFGESSPASGQHAIFGPTAGSLHHSHTDTQSHILFPGIHDQHGSHGSPNVLNGQMRLGLPGEVFGRSEQYHQVSSPRTDPYSAAQLHNQYGSMNMNMGMNMAAHHHHHPGAFFRYMRQQCIKQELICKWIDPEQLSNPKKCCNKTFSTMHELVTHVSVEHVGGPEQTNHICFWEDCSRESKPFKAKYKLVNHIRVHTGEKPFPCPFPGCGKVFARSENLKIHKRTHTGEKPFQCEFEGCDRRFANSSDRKKHMHVHTSDKPYLCKMCDKSYTHPSSLRKHMKVHESAPSASDSSPAASSGYESSTPPGLVSPTTETQSNTTLSPASAVHNTTSHSGLSSNFSEWYV; this is encoded by the exons atgttacttGATGCTGGCCACCAGTTCCCCGGACTGGGAGTGGGTACGTTCGCCAGGCATCACTCTGCGAGCGAGATGCAGGACAGAGACTTGAGTTTGGCGCAGAACAGCTTTGTAGACTCCGCGCACATGGGTGCGTTCAAGCTGAACCACGATCTCTCCCCGGGACAGAGCTCTGCCTTCACCAGCCAGGCGCCGGGCTACCCCGCTGCGGCTCTGGGGGCCCACGCCGCCCATGTCACGTCGTACGCGAGCTCCCCTTTCAACTCCACCAGGGACTTTCTCTTTCGCAGCCGCGGCTTCGGAGAATCCTCTCCGGCGAGCGGCCAGCACGCTATTTTTGGCCCCACGGCGGGGTCCCTTCATCACTCCCACACAGACACTCAGAGCCACATTCTCTTCCCCGGGATCCACGACCAGCACGGCTCCCACGGCTCCCCGAACGTCCTGAACGGCCAGATGAGGCTCGGACTGCCGGGTGAAGTTTTCGGGCGCTCCGAGCAGTACCACCAGGTCTCCAGCCCGAGGACCGACCCGTACTCGGCCGCGCAGCTGCACAACCAGTACGGCTCCATGAATATGAACATGGGCATGAACATGGCAgcccaccaccaccatcacccGGGTGCCTTTTTCCGCTACATGAGGCAGCAGTGCATCAAGCAGGAGCTCATCTGCAAGTGGATCGACCCGGAGCAGCTGAGCAACCCCAAGAAGTGCTGCAACAAAACTTTCAGCACCATGCACGAGCTGGTCACGCACGTCTCCGTGGAGCACGTCGGCGGGCCGGAGCAGACCAACCACATCTGCTTTTGGGAGGACTGCTCCCGGGAGAGCAAGCCGTTCAAGGCGAAATACAAACTGGTGAACCACATTCGCGTTCACACGGGGGAGAAGCCCTTCCCGTGTCCCTTCCCCGGCTGCGGCAAGGTCTTCGCCCGCTCGGAAAACTTGAAGATCCACAAGAGAACGCACACAG gaGAGAAACCTTTCCAGTGCGAGTTTGAGGGATGTGACAGAAGATTCGCGAACAGCAGCGACCGAAAGAAACACATGCACGTCCACACGTCGGACAAACCATATCTGTGCAAAATGTGCGACAAGTCCTACACACACCCCAGCTCACTGCGAAAACACATGAAG GTCCACGAGTCCGCTCCATCTGCGTCAGATTCATCGCCAGCTGCAAGCTCCGGCTACGAATCGTCCACACCCCCGGGCCTGGTGTCCCCCACCACCGAGACCCAAAGCAACACCACCCTGTCCCCAGCCTCAGCTGTGCACAACACCACCAGCCACAGTGGCCTGTCCTCCAATTTCAGTGAATGGTATGTGTAG